Proteins encoded in a region of the Candidatus Methylacidithermus pantelleriae genome:
- the dcd gene encoding dCTP deaminase — MSVYPDGWIRRMAKEARMIEPFVDKQVRKASDGQGLISFGLSSYGYDLRVSDEFKVFTNVFNTVVDPKNFDERSFVHVKASVCTIPPNSFALARSVEYFRIPRGVLTICLGKSTYARCGIIVNVTPFEPEWEGYATLEISNTTPLPARIYANEGLAQVIFLKAEELCEVSYADRQGKYMGQRGITFPSV; from the coding sequence ATGAGCGTCTATCCAGATGGTTGGATTCGTCGCATGGCGAAGGAAGCGAGGATGATCGAACCTTTTGTCGATAAGCAGGTTCGTAAGGCAAGCGACGGACAAGGCCTGATTAGCTTTGGCTTGTCCAGTTATGGATATGACTTGCGGGTCTCTGACGAATTCAAGGTCTTTACCAACGTGTTTAACACGGTTGTGGATCCAAAAAACTTTGATGAACGCTCGTTTGTCCATGTCAAAGCCTCTGTTTGCACAATCCCTCCTAATTCGTTCGCCTTGGCCCGAAGTGTCGAGTATTTTCGAATTCCTCGGGGTGTGCTTACCATTTGTTTGGGAAAGTCGACCTATGCTCGCTGTGGCATTATCGTGAATGTCACTCCCTTTGAACCGGAGTGGGAAGGGTACGCGACCCTGGAAATTTCGAACACGACTCCGCTTCCGGCGCGGATTTACGCCAACGAAGGGCTGGCGCAGGTCATTTTTCTCAAAGCGGAAGAGTTATGTGAGGTTTCCTACGCGGATCGGCAGGGAAAGTATATGGGGCAAAGAGGGATTACTTTTCCCAGTGTCTGA
- the sixA gene encoding phosphohistidine phosphatase SixA, which yields MNLYLIRHATAAKAAASDEQRELTQKGRKEARILGEAFAKMAIRLDYLYASPLVRAQETAEILASTSGYRGEILTLEELKNGVSTPNLLQVLKPLEEDAEVGLVGHMPSLAEHLAYFLQGSPDRLSFDKGGAACVFWDPNHPQETQLRWFVRQEQLREMI from the coding sequence ATCTTATACGTCATGCCACCGCTGCAAAAGCCGCTGCGAGTGACGAGCAACGGGAACTTACCCAAAAAGGCAGGAAGGAGGCTCGAATCCTGGGAGAAGCATTTGCCAAAATGGCGATTCGGCTAGACTACCTCTACGCCAGTCCGCTCGTGCGGGCTCAAGAAACTGCCGAAATTCTCGCATCTACCTCAGGGTATCGTGGGGAAATTCTAACTCTGGAAGAGCTCAAAAATGGTGTGTCCACCCCAAACCTTTTGCAGGTGCTCAAACCGTTGGAAGAGGACGCCGAGGTGGGACTGGTGGGCCACATGCCAAGCCTGGCCGAGCACCTGGCCTATTTTCTGCAAGGGTCTCCGGACCGGCTCTCCTTCGATAAGGGCGGGGCGGCCTGTGTCTTCTGGGATCCCAACCATCCCCAGGAAACACAATTACGCTGGTTCGTTCGTCAGGAACAGTTGCGAGAAATGATCTAG